One window of the Vigna radiata var. radiata cultivar VC1973A chromosome 1, Vradiata_ver6, whole genome shotgun sequence genome contains the following:
- the LOC106756664 gene encoding receptor for activated C kinase 1C-like: MEKEEVFVYLARLNGHVRRVTSISTNNDPTIMISSSDDKCIIVWRIINDSNSYAVPQRCLTGHTHIVSDVVLSSNSKHAISASWDGDLRHWDIATGISTHRFVGHTNRAMSVALFNDSVIASGGHDKSVKVWNVLGTCKWNSDSHSDWLSCVRFVPGTASPRLVTGAWDGSVKVWDLDMNNRGALVERFATSGHYGFVKMVAVSPDGSLMASGGTDGLVKLWDLEQGVMLHEIDVGSLVHSLSFCPSEYSLSIATEKVVIVWSLTLKKNVEEFSFHNTYCSSLNWSGNGRTLFCGCTDGGIRVWEFFTLHFPERI; this comes from the coding sequence atggaAAAGGAAGAGGTTTTTGTGTACCTTGCAAGACTAAATGGCCACGTGCGCAGGGTGACCTCAATAAGCACCAACAACGATCCAACCATCATGATTAGTTCCTCGGACGACAAATGCATCATCGTGTGGCGCATCATCAACGACTCTAATTCTTACGCTGTTCCGCAACGCTGCCTAACAGGCCACACCCACATCGTCAGCGACGTCGTTTTGTCCTCTAACAGCAAACACGCCATCTCCGCTTCATGGGACGGCGACCTCCGCCATTGGGACATCGCCACAGGCATCAGCACGCACCGTTTCGTCGGTCACACCAATCGTGCCATGTCCGTCGCGCTCTTCAACGACTCCGTCATCGCCTCCGGCGGCCACGACAAATCCGTCAAGGTGTGGAACGTGTTAGGCACGTGCAAGTGGAACTCGGACAGCCACTCCGATTGGCTCTCGTGCGTACGCTTCGTCCCTGGGACGGCGTCTCCGAGGCTGGTGACGGGGGCGTGGGACGGCAGCGTTAAGGTTTGGGACTTGGACATGAATAATCGAGGCGCGTTGGTTGAGCGCTTCGCGACCTCCGGACACTACGGTTTTGTGAAGATGGTGGCGGTTTCACCGGACGGCTCGTTGATGGCGAGTGGCGGAACGGATGGATTGGTGAAACTGTGGGACCTGGAACAAGGCGTTATGCTTCATGAGATTGACGTTGGTTCCTTGGTTCATAGCTTGAGCTTTTGTCCTTCGGAGTACTCGTTGAGCATTGCCACAGAAAAAGTTGTGATTGTTTGGAGTTTGACGCTGAAGAAGAATGTTGAAGAATTTAGCTTCCATAATACTTACTGCTCCAGCTTGAATTGGAGTGGCAATGGAAGAACATTGTTCTGTGGTTGCACAGATGGTGGAATCAGGGTATGGGAATTCTTCACTCTCCATTTTCCGGAAAGAATTTAG